Genomic DNA from Perognathus longimembris pacificus isolate PPM17 chromosome 6, ASM2315922v1, whole genome shotgun sequence:
CAATTACATAATAGAGAGATCATGAAAAGCGAAGATTCTTACAGACACACTCTTCATCTGCACACAGCTTCCTGGAAGCAAGTCTGTCCATAaatactccattcccagcacataGAGCCACAAGACCCAAGAGCAAAAGCATCAACATCCTTGCCATCTTTCTTTCGGGCTGTTTTGACTAGCACTGTTTGAAATCGGGGGCTGACTTCAGTGGTTGTCTTTTATGTGCAACCCAGACCTCTGGATAAATATCCCTGGCCAATAGGAAGATATCACCACCCCTTTGGCTTTCATAATGGGGTCCTAGACTCCAGAAACTTATTTAGCATCTGATTTTCTAAAGAGAGACTCTATGTCTTCTTTGCATGCACAAGATACACCATTGTTAGTTGTGGTTTATGGTACACATCAGCAGGATGAGAAtttcaaaccatttttttttcagttcaaccCTCATATTCTTTTAATTTCTGAAAGTACTGCCCTCCAAAATCTGGATTTACATAATAAGTAAGTAAAGAATTATGTTTATAAATCCTTTgtgacagtatttttttctttttacttttttaaacacaGACAGGATGTCAAATGCAAGATGGCATAGGCAGGACCAGCTAGTTTTTCTAAAGAGGTCATAAATTACTTTGCAAAACCTTTGGGGACGGGGGGAGTTGACAGATAACAGAAGGGAAGTCCTTAACACAAAGTGGACCTATCATCCAATTCTCATAACAGCCATATCTGCTAATTGTGTGGGTGAGCTCCAGTTGCAAAGATTCTGCATAAAATGACCGAGTTGCATGTTAAGATCACAAACTCATCTTTTGCTTCTGGAGACAATGCCTCACTATAATTATATCATGTCTTACAGAAAGGAGATGTAGAATCCTAATGTGAACTGCAGATTTATgtattcaaataaaatttaaagctaCACATGGCAGGGAGAGGGGttgaaggaaaaatagaaaaagaaacaaagctatAAATTAATAAAGATaattggggtgctggtggctcacacttgtaatcgtacctactgaggaggctaaggtctgaggatcatagttcaaagccagcttgggaaggaaagtacctgagacacttatctccaatgaacaggtgaaaagccagaaatggaggtgtggctcaagtgatagagtgccacccttgagccaaaaagctaagcaaaagaatGAAGTCctagttcaaaccatagtactggTACATGCGAgcccacacacaacacacagaaataaaatcaaaataaaaagataggTGGAGAAATTTGGGGAAAGGTAGGGGATGCTGCAATTGATCTTTCAATTTTTTGACAGTATTCTTAAAGCTTATGATTGTACTCGACTACTGATAGATTATAAAACACAAGTTAATGGCACATCCACCTTACCAATAGGAAGAAGTAGTTGAATTGGGAAAATGGGGCAATCCCTCCCTTACCTCTATGTAAGTCAGCTTTGTATCATTATGAAAAATATCTGAGATCACCaagttgtaaagaaaaaaatggttattCTGGCTCTCACAtttttggaggtttcagtctaTGATCATTGGTGCcactgctttgggcctgtggtgaggcatGCCATATATGATAGCAGAAGCTTGTGGTGGTAAAGCCAGCCACTCATGGCCAGAAAGCAAGAGGAGAAATCAACAGCAATCCTTCAGTTCTCTTCGAAGGCATGCCTCCAATGGCCCATGGAACTCTCCACAGACCCCACTTCTCAAGTGATCCATGCTGTTAGCACTATCTGGGGACCCAGCCTTTAACATACGGGCCATTGAAGGGTACCTAAAATCAAAATGATAGCAACTTCCTCTAAAATTCCATAGTTAAATCTCACAGTGCTCACTGATTGAAGGTTTATGTGACTTGAACTTTCCTTTTTCTGAGTATCTTTCCCATAGAAAGAGGGACCCTGCTATGAGTCATAGAAGTTGAAGAACCAATATATAGCTCCATCCACTCAATAAATATGTACCAGGCAACTACTAGGCTTTATTCTGGGCACTAGAAACAACAGCGAATTCACCATGACCATGGCCCCAAGGATTTATTTTCTATTAGGAGAGATAGGCAAGAACTTGCTGTTCTTTATAGgatgtttgggtctggcttctcTCTGGGAAGGGGACTCCCCCACCCCTTGAACAGGTTTCTGTCAGAAGCCCTCTTCAACCTGATCATATGGTTTCAGAGAATACCTTGTATTCCACTCCCAAATATAGTCACCTCACAAAATAAGAATTCAACTTACTAAACTATTTTGGGAAAAATAGCTTTCCAAAGGATAAATTGGTAAAGCAGAATATTCTTGAGTGTAATTACAAAAGAGATTGTATTATTTGGGATGTTTGTGTAGACATATGTTTAAGTATAATTGTCTTGGGGAAGGTCTTTAATAGTGGCCCTGATTTGGAAGCTTGTTTTGTTAATCTATTATTATAGAGGAGGAAACAGGGGCCCACAATGGGCAAAGTACCCTTTTCTAACCACGTTATCTAAAGGACCATAATCCTTTCCATCCACTACATCAAATTAGAATTGGGACTTTAAATCCTCTATTTTCTTACTTCatgccaaagaaaaaaggaattaaaagTCATTTTGGAAAGCAGAATATCAGtgcatttttccttccctccatctagGGGCCTAAGAATATCTATGAGAAAACTAAAGCAATGATTAAATCTTAATCCAAATTGGGCAGCTGTTCCACAGACTGTTAGTGTCCCAAGCCAGCCCTTAACATGGAGTTAAGACaattgttatttaaaaatcactttaagaAATGGAGACTGGATAAACCCAGATTACCACATTGTATACAAGTCACCAGCAATAAAATGGTAAATATAAGTCATACTCCCAAGGAATAAACTGGTAAATAAAGGCATATGAGAACATCATGACTCATCCAATAAAGCTTttagagaggtgaagaaatagACATCAAGCTTTCTAGACACATCCTGAAAAGGCTCTGGTTATTGACATCTGTACTGGGCAGAGGCAGGACTGAATTTAGGAAATGCTTGGTAAAATTTTGCTTTCAAATAGGAATAGGAATTCAAACTTCCAAGAATGCAgtaagggctagggatatggcctagtggcaagagtgcttgcctcttatacatgaaaccctgggttcgattccccagcacgacatatacagaaaacggccaaaggtggcgctgtggctcaagtggtagaacgctagccttgagcaaaaagaagccagggacagtgctcaggccctgagtccaaggcccaggactggcaaaaacaaacaaacaaacaaaaaaaagagaatgcagtaggggggggtggggatatggcctagtgacaagaatgcttgcctcatatacatgaggccctgggttcaattcctcagcaccacatatatagaaaaggccagaaggggtgctgtggctcaagtggcagagtgctagccttgagcaaaaagccagggacagtgctcaggccctgaatccaagcgccaagactggcaaaaaaagagaatgcAGTAGGTGTGCCTAAGAGCTATGCTCAAGGCATTCTGCTCCTAGAGGTCCTGTGAGAGACCAGATGTTGCTTACCTCTGTCAGCTACAATTCTGGATGCATTCTCTGAACCTTTAATCCTCAAATGACACTTTCTTTGCTGCCAGTTGGGCTAGTTTCTACTCTGGCAAGTGCAGCAATTCAACAGCCTTCTTACTGtgacccctcccttccctccaccgGTTTCTGTAGGATTGGGCCCCTTGATTGAATCCTATATCCATTATTTCATCCTCTATCTTCTCTCCTTTACTTGCTGTTTCCACTATATGTTACTCCCTTTGGcatttgaaaacactaaaggcaTTTCTGCTTCAGGCTGAGCTCATCACCTAGCTTTTTCTGGCCAAGGTGCCACAAGATGAACGTAACAGCCTTTCCATACAATCATCCTGCAACCCAACACCTGAATCCCCAGTCATGATCCATGTCTTAAAGCACTGTCTGGCATACCTGGATTATATACTTGATGGTATGTCTCTGACTTATGCCTATCTCACTCATTACTGTACCCCAAACAAGTTGGCACACAATAAATATGTACTCACTGAAGAAATGCACGATGCCATTGTAACTATATAAATTACACAGCAGCAGAGACTCTTCAGGTCTTGCCAATTGCCACCCAAATATAGTCTCCTGAGCTTTTGTTAAAATGACTCAATGGTGCTGCATCATGTGGTGCTCATCTTAATTTTGGTATCATTTTACAGAAATATTCAGACCTTACCCTAGAAATTTGAAATCTAAATTTGTATCTTAGCAAAATAGTTAAATGACTCATGAGCACAGTGAGGTTTGCTCCATGGTAAATCAAATACAGCAAAAATTTTAGACAGGGCTTCGGTCTTTATAAGATATTTTCCAGAAACAAAATGCTTGTTAGAACATTTGAACAAAAAATATTCCAGGTCCTAAAATGCACACTTAAGTCTTTTGTACAGCATTTAAAATATACTATCTGAGCAATGTAGTCATTATATACTCCTTCATAGTAAGCACAATTAATCCCAAATGACCAACATTCAATACTGAATGCCAAGTTTTATGAAATCTTTACAAGCAGCAACGTATTATACTCATTGCTTTGGAGAATACAAATATCAAATTATATCCTGCTCGCCTCCCTTTTTTCTAATGTCTGGGATGATGGTTTTAACTACCACTGTTATAGATGTTTACTAGTTGGTATGATCTAATTCTCTTGAGCTTTTGTTAGAATGGATCAATGGTGCTGTATCATTAGTTGTTcctaaataacagaaaaaaacctattttaattttatctatCTTAAGATGTGTTCTAGAGTAAGTTCTTGATAGGGCAATGGGCCAATAAACAGAGCACTAAATATGTAGAATACAAATAAAAGTTTATTGTACAAAATTAAGGCCTTGATATTTCACAGTTAACtaaagctaaagaaaaactagatgatttttttaaaatgtcacaacAATTTTACTTTCAGTCCTTTCCCACCTCAACATTAAATGACCTGACTGAATGTTATCAAAACGAACACTATAAATAGTGCCAAGTCCTTTAAGGATGACTATCCCAAATGTTATTTCTTGGCATAGGTGATCTTCATGGCGTGGGACGGTGTGATCTTAAAACCTTGCAAAGCGTCCCTGGCAGCTCCAGCCTGCCCGTCATTTTCAAATTCAACAAAAGCGATGTCATGCCTCCCAGGTACCAGACGGACTTCCTTGAAACCAGGGAACCTAGAGAACAAAAGGAATTCACATAAACAGGCAAATGCATAAATGTCTGCTTTATGTTTAAGTTTGTTAAGTAATTTCATAATATTGGTCCAGGAAAAGTAACACACTTCAAGTAATCTGAGTAGGATGTAGGAGGTAAATACAATATTATGAAATGCAATTCTATCTTTATCATCCTATCCAACTGTCATTTCCTGTTTTAATCATCCAGTAGTACTAACCATTCAAACAGAGGAAATTTCGTTTTTCATTTGCAAAATCTGCAGTCTGGCTTCAATCTATAATTAATACTAACAATACTAAATCAATGAAGCTGCAGGAACTACTGCTGTGGGGATGACAAATGGGACACACCTCTTGTACGTGCCATTTGTCCTGCCAGGAGGATTAGAGAGTACAACTGTTTATGGAAACACTTACTGATTGAACAGCATGGATAGCATCATCTCATTAGTCTCTTCTGGCAAGTTATTAAGGAATAAAATATAGTTTGGAGGGTAATCAGggacctatttaaaaaaataaaagataggtTAGCTTGTAAGTATAAACAGCATTTTAAGTCATTTGGTTCGCCTGTTAAAAACTGAATTTCGAAGGCCCTTAGTTTATATAAACCAATAGATTCTTACTACCTAACACTAAAGGTGAACAGAATGCCTCTGGAGAAATAAATACACACCTAACAGCCACTAAGCAAAGCAGACAATCAAGTCAAGACATCCAGAGCTGGAAGATTACAATCTTATAAGtatgtaattaaaataatatttacagttTAAGCATCTAGAGGTCAGTTATAAATTGAAGATTTTGTCATATGGAGTAGATAAATGAAAGCTCCTAATGACACTAAAgtagcaatgtcaccccttcttcaaGTGGAACGGTTACTGTATCCAGTAACACACAGGTACTCCATTCCTCTTCATTATGGTTTGCTATCAGTGTTAAGAAGAAACTTTAGTTAGAATTAACTACCACTGGGACCTGCTACCTAGGgacttttaatttacttttgcaAGTAAATGCCAAGGTACTTATTAAACAATAAGCATGATATCAGACATCAATCTATTATTATCAACATGTTATCTATTGATAATCTCTTAGGAAAAAATCTTACATAATAGAGTCTCTGTGTTCAAGCCAGTTTGATGGAAAGAAAGGTTGTTCACAATTAGTGAATACCTCAAAGCTTAGAGAATAAAGTGCTGGCACTTGTGAACTGGACTGTAAATGCTAAGTTTaacaaataaaaggagaaaatgaaaataaaatgcaaataaaaccagaagtaaaaTACTCATTAGTATAGAATATTTGGATACAGGACCATGCCAAGCTGGCATCCTGGCGAAAACCATTAGCACATAATTGTGAGTTTCTATTTGAAACATTTACTGAGAAGATTTGCTAagaattttctaaaacatttacaTAGAAGGCTTAAGTAATAAGCAAGGCTGAAATCCATTTGTGCCCAGGCAGTGAAAGCTGGCATACTATAAGATATTGCTGCTCCAAGACAGCCAATAAGAAGAGCCAAGACAGTTCTTCAGACAGACTGGACAGAACTGCTCACCTCACCATTTTACCTGAAACCCATGTATGGAAGCATGAGCTATGCACTGCAGAGAGAACAAAAATGCTTCCTAGCACCTTTCAGTTTCCAATCTGCCATTTTGATTTTGTTGCTGATTCATTAtaggaaacaaagaataaaggcaaagttttctttccttttagagAAATTTAAATGCCCAGAATTTCTTACATTACAGTGATCTAAAACCTAACATATTGCATCTAGTGGACGGAACCATTTTGCttgcataaaatttatttttttaataatttttatgattattttatattGGAATTGGAATTTAGGGACTTGCACTGGCTAGACATTTACTCAATCAATGTCAAGTCATGCTCACAGcccttttgtttaattttttttttttttttggccagtcctaggccgtgaactcagggcctgagcactgtccctggcttctttttgctcaaggctagcactctgccacttgagccacagcgccacttctggccattttctgtatatgtggtactgaggaattgaacccagggcctcatgtatacaaggcaagcactcttgccactaggccatattcccagcccccttttgtttaattttttaaataaggtccCAGAGCATTTTTTACCCAGGGTGGGCTGGCCCATTATCATCCTATTTATACCTctctcatagctgggatgacaggcatgcaaaACCACACCCACTTTTATTGGTTAAGAAAGGGTCTTTTGGCCAGGCAGGCCCTGAACTCCAATCCTTCCAATGTTTgcctctcaagtagttaggattacagtgtgagtcaTCATGCCCAGCATAGTTGGTGTCTTTTGTTTGTCTCTGTTCATGGTGGTACTggtgtctgaactcagggcctcagacttgATGGacaggcactttatcacttgagccatgttccagtCCATAATCTTATTTTAATGTACATACCACAAGGAAAAAATATTACCTGAGGATTTGGTGTTGAATTCCCTTGGGGATTAGCTGAATTTAGTGTTCCCTAAACAAAAGAAATAGCAGAAGTTAAAATTTCCAGTTCCCCAGAAAAAGCAATAGTTACTATATAAacatcaatttttaaaagataatttattccatttaattttaaagaatgtaTATCTTAATTGGCtcaaacatgtatgtatatactcaGCTCTAGAGATGACAGCACAAAATGAAagctttaaaatggaaaaaatccataagagaaaaataaggacTAATCTTACTTTTTTTCAACAATTGCTTATAAGCATTATACTCAGTAAGACACATTTCTAACCACTTTTCAACCCAGAAATAGCATTcttaaatgatattatttttatcttgtatttaaaattttccatTCCTGAACTGTTCAGAAAGAAGCTTTGAGCAGACTGCTCAACATTGAAGATGGTATCTACAGTATTATTTATAGACAGAACTTAAGCCAAATAGGTACATGTTTTGAGAAGTTGGAAAAAGGTGGAATTAAACACCATGCAAACTAGAATAAAACTGTTTTGTAAATCTCCACATGtaaagttttaatttaatttgttgCTTGAATACAAGTAACAGAATTTTAGAGCTTATTCTTTGCAACTTCTTAAAATTCACCTTTTAAATACACATAAAAGCCAGACTCTTgtggctcatcctagctactcagaaggctgagatctgatgagggtcatgatttgaagccagcctgcgcaagaaagtttttgagactgtagctcaagtggtagagcactagccttgagcaaaagaagctcaaggatagtgcccaggccccaagttcaagctccaggattggcaaacaaaaacaaagccaaaaaaacTCACACATAATATACAATAATCTTCAAAGATCATCTCACCTCTTATGTTTAGGAAAGATACCATCGGCTTTTTAATatcaacacacaaaaaagccaaaacaagAAGAACTTTACACATCTTACCTGTCCAGGCTTTTTGTTTGCAGTTGTTGCAGCCTGCTCCACagttttagctttctttttttcctttttcttttctttgtcagcaAAGGTACCACGCATTTTAGATATTATATCAGAATCTGTTTTAGCATACTGGATTCGCTGTTTTAATTAATTGAAAACAAGTTACTTCATTAAGCTGAAGGTGCTTATACTAGTTTCAAATTCTATTATGCAAATCTCTGCAAGCTAATTTTAAACACATCTCTAAGGATGTGAAGCCACTTAGTAGTATACAAAGTGACAAATTCACAACTAAGGTAAGTATATTCAATTgtgtttattaaaagaaaaaccatgCATTTTCATAGGAAAACCACTAAAATGTTCCCTCCACTGTATAAGAGAAAACTGTGCTGAAAATTTGCCTGCCTCATAGCAGTGACTCCCAGCAGTCACCAGGTGTCAATCAGCTATGGCACATGATAGGTCTCCTGGTTAAATACTGAAGACTGGGAATGACTTTCCTCTCAATCTGTCACTTTTAGATTTAataactcaaaatttaaaatgCTTTGAGAGGAAACAATAAGACAGCAGCATCACAGCCAGTGTAATGAGACCACTCGCTTATTCTCATTATTCCAGAGCCAGCAGGAATGGTAGGAATCTGGAAAAGCAGGGAAGTCTTGGACAACAGTCTAGCCTGGTATTTTGTCAACTAATTTGCAATCCAATTTCCCAGAGAGCTTTTAAAGGTGCAGATTCAGACACAGTAGGCCTACGGAAAAGTCTAAggttttatacttttttaaaatgctatttatatGCATCTAAAAGTGGAGCTTTCCCCACAGTCTAATTTTAGTTACTGTTCCCACAaacattttatagaaaaaaatagctttccttttttctttcagtgctgaggatcaaatccagggccttgcatatgctaaGTAAGTagtgtaccactgagctatatctccagtgGTTCTGCATGTTGCCCAAGCACAAATGGCATGGTGATGCTCTGGGCATAGAGATCAACTCTGAGGACTTGTGGCCCTGACCAGAAGCATCCCCACATAGCTAAATTAACACCAAAAAACTGTCCAGTGGTTTTGCCAATGAATTAAACTGTTGTCAGGGTATGCAGACATCCATTTCAACTAAGCACTTTAGAACTGCAAGTGACCATCTCTCTGATCACATAAAAACACAGTAgtcttttaaattattatctaAAATGGCAGGAACTCGATCTTGgtttggagaaaacaaaaaagcatttcAAAGTAGTGTGGATTAGAAGGCAAGTAATTTGTTAAAACCAACAAGGATCCTATCTTTTCCTTTACTTTACCTAGAAACAAAAAtagtggagggaaaaaaaaaaaaaaagaggaaagcagGCTAGCACAGCACCCCAGAACTCCAGGTGTGGGCAAAGCTGCTAGTCTTCCCAGCATGATCAAAACCAAGGAGACAGGCTGATGGCTAAACTAAATATTAACTTGGTCCTAAGGAGTCTCTCCCAACTCCTTGGGTCTTGAGACTTGTCTCTGACCTGAAAAGACCTGGGTGGCCTGATTTGTCTTGGCTTTATGGCAGTTACCTGAGGAAATATCTGATCTTAACAGCTTTAGGCTGACTGGTCTAGACCAGCTGTTTCCAACCAGG
This window encodes:
- the Snrpb2 gene encoding U2 small nuclear ribonucleoprotein B'', with amino-acid sequence MDIRPNHTIYINNMNDKIKKEELKRSLYALFSQFGHVVDIVALKTMKMRGQAFVIFKELGSSTNALRQLQGFPFYGKPMRIQYAKTDSDIISKMRGTFADKEKKKEKKKAKTVEQAATTANKKPGQGTLNSANPQGNSTPNPQVPDYPPNYILFLNNLPEETNEMMLSMLFNQFPGFKEVRLVPGRHDIAFVEFENDGQAGAARDALQGFKITPSHAMKITYAKK